From the genome of Elusimicrobiota bacterium, one region includes:
- a CDS encoding LapA family protein produces MIKLFFALIFAVALVLFASENMAPVKVRFLVWQSQTIPLAVLIIMAVVAGALLMFIAMIPIHHRIRKELSKHRKELETLREEGN; encoded by the coding sequence ATGATCAAATTATTCTTTGCCCTTATTTTTGCCGTGGCCCTGGTTCTGTTTGCGTCCGAAAATATGGCTCCGGTGAAGGTTCGCTTTCTGGTCTGGCAGTCCCAGACGATACCGCTGGCCGTGCTCATCATCATGGCGGTGGTCGCGGGCGCGTTGTTGATGTTCATCGCCATGATTCCGATTCATCACCGTATCCGCAAAGAACTGTCAAAACACCGCAAGGAACTGGAAACCCTGCGCGAAGAAGGGAACTAA
- a CDS encoding recombinase family protein has translation MTISSIKTVGIYLRVSTEEQARHGFSIPNQRDSVTKFIRQIIGPAKIIEYEDNETASSTERPAYQSLLRDCRLGKIGAVVVWRTDRFTRNCQDGVNDLDEISVKLKIRFFSMLEGELDMKVPQSRYIAIMHMNNAEYERNRIIERVMPGMKRGARLGHYQGTRYTPYGTKYLKNEPNKRLEWVPSEVKVIEILFAHVSKGESVRSVAKYLYRQGYRNRAGKPFTTKMLGGLVPRELYADGYLRWNGIISEKPILEPIINRVILERAKRALNANKTPGSGPRRGSRRDDSSFILQGTLKCRRCGSNMVGHRAKGVRYYNCSLNRSRTSVACKGQYIRASVVEQQALEILKSAVNNEVVTFRAKTEMKRTMEEHNPELLNSMRLAEKDLHDIRRKKRVLLELYYEKRISKNDFQTENERLVQDERVIKENLARLEARRKTLQAQNINMDKVLGILGNFDTIYSRLQNKGKKDLFHSVFLFAHAVCYGPRKPTFICKYELNQPFKKLVSKICSQPKIKIKIIRKSSKNRLDTQLSPMAAR, from the coding sequence ATGACAATTTCCTCAATCAAAACGGTTGGTATTTATTTGCGCGTTAGCACGGAAGAGCAAGCGCGTCATGGATTTTCTATACCCAACCAAAGAGATTCTGTCACGAAATTCATTCGCCAGATTATTGGCCCTGCAAAGATTATTGAATACGAAGATAACGAAACCGCCTCATCCACAGAGCGACCAGCGTATCAGAGCCTCTTGCGCGATTGTCGTTTAGGAAAGATTGGCGCAGTTGTGGTATGGAGAACAGATCGATTTACGCGAAATTGTCAGGACGGAGTTAACGATCTGGATGAGATAAGCGTCAAACTCAAAATTCGGTTTTTCAGCATGTTGGAAGGCGAGCTTGACATGAAAGTTCCTCAATCCAGATACATCGCAATCATGCACATGAACAATGCGGAGTACGAAAGAAACCGCATTATTGAAAGAGTAATGCCGGGAATGAAGCGCGGTGCTCGATTGGGCCATTACCAAGGGACTCGATATACGCCCTATGGGACCAAATACCTTAAAAACGAACCTAACAAGCGTTTGGAATGGGTCCCTTCCGAAGTAAAAGTCATAGAGATACTCTTCGCACACGTCTCTAAGGGAGAGAGCGTCCGCTCTGTGGCGAAATATCTTTATCGACAAGGCTATCGAAACCGCGCTGGAAAACCTTTTACGACAAAAATGCTGGGTGGACTTGTGCCACGGGAATTGTATGCGGATGGATACCTCCGATGGAACGGCATCATCAGCGAGAAACCAATTCTTGAACCGATTATAAACCGAGTAATTTTAGAGCGAGCAAAACGTGCGCTTAATGCCAACAAAACACCAGGATCTGGACCCCGTCGAGGATCGAGACGAGACGATAGCTCATTTATCCTTCAAGGTACGCTCAAATGTCGCCGTTGTGGATCGAACATGGTTGGCCATCGCGCAAAAGGAGTCCGTTATTACAACTGTTCATTAAATCGCAGCCGAACAAGCGTGGCATGCAAAGGACAATATATTCGAGCCTCAGTTGTCGAACAACAAGCGTTGGAAATTCTCAAGAGTGCGGTCAACAACGAGGTGGTCACTTTCAGAGCTAAAACCGAAATGAAGCGAACGATGGAGGAGCATAATCCAGAGCTTCTTAATAGCATGCGTCTGGCCGAGAAGGATTTGCACGATATTCGCAGAAAGAAAAGAGTCCTGCTGGAACTCTACTACGAAAAGCGCATCAGCAAAAACGACTTTCAAACTGAGAATGAGAGATTGGTACAAGATGAGAGAGTCATTAAAGAAAACCTCGCAAGATTAGAGGCGCGTAGAAAGACTCTTCAAGCGCAGAATATCAACATGGATAAAGTACTCGGTATTTTAGGGAATTTTGATACGATCTACAGTCGGCTACAGAATAAGGGCAAGAAAGACCTTTTTCATTCCGTTTTCTTGTTTGCTCATGCTGTCTGTTATGGACCCCGAAAACCCACTTTTATCTGCAAGTACGAACTCAATCAGCCATTTAAGAAACTGGTAAGTAAGATATGTTCTCAGCCCAAGATCAAAATCAAAATAATACGGAAGTCATCAAAAAACCGCTTAGATACACAATTATCACCTATGGCTGCCAGATGA
- a CDS encoding ATP-dependent 6-phosphofructokinase has protein sequence MKKLRRIGILTAGGDCAGLNAVIRAVVKSGLRQHPAFEVVGILDGYAGLVEGRTRLLSENDVSGILPRGGTILGTSNRDNPFKYISAPGRKPKDRSQDAVATVRRLRLEGLLAVGGDGTLRCALELLKKGIPVIGIPKTIDNDLNGTDVTFGFDTALMVATEAIDRLHTTAESHHRVLICEVMGRYAGWIALRAGTAGGGDVILIPEIPYRIDSICQAITQREKRGRRFSIIVVAEGAKPLGGQMTTQGTYKEADKRPQLGGIGHTIARALEKQTGDETRVVILGHVQRGGTPTAHDRWLATHFGFKAIELAASQRWGNMVNLRGTQFSAIPIEQAVGTLHRVDPLGEEVRAARAVGTSFGDNIS, from the coding sequence ATGAAAAAATTACGACGCATCGGGATTCTGACCGCCGGAGGGGATTGCGCCGGATTGAATGCCGTGATTCGCGCCGTTGTGAAAAGCGGCCTGCGGCAACATCCCGCCTTTGAAGTGGTCGGTATTCTGGACGGCTACGCCGGCCTCGTGGAAGGACGGACCCGCTTGCTCAGCGAGAACGATGTCTCCGGTATTCTGCCGCGCGGGGGAACCATTCTGGGCACGTCGAACCGGGATAATCCGTTTAAATATATTTCCGCCCCCGGCCGAAAACCGAAAGACCGTTCCCAGGACGCAGTCGCCACGGTTCGGCGGCTTCGGCTGGAAGGCCTCCTGGCGGTCGGCGGAGACGGAACCCTGCGATGCGCGCTGGAACTTTTAAAGAAGGGAATTCCGGTCATCGGCATTCCCAAAACCATCGATAACGATCTCAACGGAACGGATGTGACGTTTGGATTTGACACGGCCCTGATGGTGGCCACGGAAGCGATCGACCGGCTGCATACCACGGCGGAATCCCACCACCGCGTGCTGATCTGTGAAGTCATGGGCCGCTATGCCGGCTGGATCGCGCTGCGAGCCGGGACCGCAGGCGGAGGCGACGTGATTCTCATCCCGGAGATTCCCTACCGGATCGACAGCATTTGCCAGGCCATTACCCAGAGAGAAAAGCGCGGGCGCCGTTTCAGCATCATTGTTGTCGCTGAAGGAGCCAAACCGCTGGGAGGCCAGATGACCACCCAGGGGACCTATAAAGAGGCGGACAAGCGGCCGCAACTTGGAGGGATCGGACACACCATCGCCCGGGCTCTGGAGAAACAAACAGGCGATGAAACGCGCGTCGTCATTCTGGGGCACGTGCAACGGGGGGGGACCCCGACCGCTCATGACCGCTGGCTGGCCACGCACTTCGGCTTCAAAGCCATTGAACTGGCCGCCAGCCAACGGTGGGGTAACATGGTCAATCTGCGGGGAACGCAGTTCAGCGCGATCCCCATCGAACAAGCCGTCGGTACTCTGCACCGGGTGGATCCGTTGGGAGAAGAAGTCCGCGCCGCCCGGGCCGTGGGCACCTCCTTTGGCGACAATATCTCTTGA
- the mutS gene encoding DNA mismatch repair protein MutS, whose amino-acid sequence MDTTVSLKREVTPLMQQYQEMKARYPEEILFFRLGDFFELFDEDARRAAPILGIALTHRQQLPMCGVPAHSVDPYVAKLLKAGFRVAIADQMEDPALAKGLVKRQVVRLVTPGTLQEDMLLPAKRCNFLVALSADANGIGLAAIECSTGEFLATELNDAGSSSRIWDELVRLAPSEIVVARTPANEPLIERLKKQGFRIADLPATDFSVPVATERLKRLLGTQSLRGFGLENKDRALMAAGAAIRYYETTQCERPWSVQPLRTYVLDDFLQMDAGTLDHLDLVGEAGSAKTHTLLDILDHTLTPMGGRLLRRWVVAPLRQVAAIHERQAKVDFFVENRDVRHHLRTLLNSWPDMERILTRLCAGTLLPRDLAHLSHGLQRLPKVTQQLRSAHEQAVNHGRTFPHLLNRFLTEFPEETHLMALLERALVEAPPATLKDGGVIRAGYNVELDEIRGWIQDGKRRLLELEKQEREQTGIGSLKIGFNNIFGYYLEITKTHLARVPAHYIRKQTMVNGERYITPELKEFETHMLGAEERALRLETALAQELREAVLQRKETVRRLSAAVAELDVFLSLAEVAEKQHYVKPVVDESDILFIREGRHPVLENLLASGTLVPNDVDLDGLERQIVILTGPNMSGKSTYLRQTALIAILAQMGSYVPAAEARIGVLDYLFTRIGASDRLLEGESTFMVEMVETARILHHATSRSLVILDEVGRGTSTYDGMAIAWACIEYLNSRFKAPSAETSGLGPKVLFATHYLELTQLAQQLPGIHNWHVTVREWGDQVVFLHKVEPGPADRAYGIHVARLAGVPRPVLDRAAALLRQFERRTPGPSDSARQGSLFPEAEEPTDIAKPSANPSENDRLIEVWIQELVQLDLTQTTPLQALLKLQEWKDRITQFKKERDSL is encoded by the coding sequence ATGGACACGACCGTTAGCTTAAAACGAGAAGTCACTCCGTTGATGCAGCAGTATCAGGAGATGAAGGCCCGCTATCCGGAGGAAATCCTCTTCTTCCGGCTGGGCGATTTCTTTGAACTTTTTGATGAGGACGCCCGGCGTGCCGCGCCTATTCTGGGCATCGCCCTGACCCACCGGCAGCAGCTTCCGATGTGCGGCGTGCCGGCTCATTCCGTGGACCCCTACGTCGCCAAACTCCTGAAAGCAGGCTTCCGTGTGGCCATCGCGGATCAAATGGAAGACCCGGCGTTGGCCAAAGGCCTCGTGAAACGCCAGGTGGTTCGCCTCGTGACCCCCGGCACGCTTCAGGAGGACATGCTCCTGCCGGCCAAACGGTGTAATTTTCTCGTCGCCCTTTCAGCGGATGCGAACGGGATCGGTCTGGCCGCCATCGAGTGTTCAACCGGAGAATTTCTGGCCACGGAACTCAACGACGCCGGGTCATCGTCCCGCATCTGGGATGAGCTGGTCCGGTTGGCGCCGTCTGAAATAGTGGTCGCCCGGACACCGGCAAACGAACCTTTGATCGAGCGTCTCAAAAAACAAGGTTTCCGCATCGCGGATTTGCCGGCTACCGATTTTTCAGTCCCCGTGGCCACGGAACGGTTGAAACGACTTCTGGGCACGCAATCGCTGCGCGGCTTTGGCCTCGAAAACAAAGACCGGGCGCTTATGGCCGCCGGAGCCGCCATCCGCTACTACGAAACCACGCAATGCGAACGGCCCTGGAGCGTGCAACCGCTTCGCACGTACGTGCTCGACGATTTTCTGCAGATGGACGCTGGCACGCTCGACCACCTGGACCTCGTCGGCGAAGCGGGATCGGCAAAGACACACACCCTGCTCGACATTCTGGATCACACCCTCACCCCCATGGGTGGACGGCTCCTGCGGCGCTGGGTGGTTGCGCCTCTCCGGCAGGTGGCGGCGATTCATGAACGCCAGGCCAAAGTGGATTTCTTTGTTGAAAACCGGGATGTCCGGCATCACCTCCGGACCCTTTTAAACAGCTGGCCCGACATGGAGCGCATCCTCACCCGGCTGTGTGCCGGCACACTGTTGCCTCGGGATCTGGCCCATCTGAGCCATGGACTCCAGCGGCTCCCGAAAGTGACCCAACAACTCCGGAGCGCTCACGAACAGGCCGTCAACCATGGCCGCACGTTTCCTCATTTATTGAACCGTTTTCTAACGGAATTCCCGGAAGAAACTCACCTGATGGCCTTGTTGGAGCGCGCGCTCGTGGAGGCACCGCCGGCGACTTTAAAGGATGGCGGAGTCATTCGCGCCGGATACAACGTTGAACTGGACGAAATCCGCGGCTGGATTCAGGACGGCAAGCGTCGGCTGCTGGAGCTGGAGAAACAGGAGCGCGAGCAAACAGGGATCGGCTCGCTCAAAATCGGCTTTAACAATATTTTTGGCTACTACCTCGAAATCACCAAGACCCATCTGGCCCGCGTTCCGGCCCATTACATCCGCAAACAGACGATGGTCAACGGCGAACGCTATATTACACCGGAGCTGAAAGAATTTGAGACCCACATGCTGGGCGCCGAGGAGCGGGCGCTTCGCCTGGAAACGGCACTGGCCCAAGAGTTGCGTGAAGCGGTTCTGCAACGAAAGGAAACGGTGCGCCGCCTCTCCGCCGCGGTGGCGGAACTGGATGTCTTCCTGAGCCTGGCGGAAGTCGCCGAAAAACAGCACTACGTGAAACCGGTAGTGGATGAGTCGGATATTCTTTTTATCCGTGAAGGGCGCCACCCTGTTTTAGAAAACCTTCTGGCTTCCGGGACGCTGGTTCCCAATGACGTGGATCTGGATGGCTTGGAAAGACAGATCGTTATACTGACGGGACCCAACATGTCCGGGAAATCGACTTACCTGCGACAGACCGCGCTCATCGCCATTCTGGCTCAAATGGGATCTTACGTGCCGGCCGCGGAAGCGCGGATCGGCGTTCTCGATTATCTTTTTACGCGCATCGGCGCTTCCGACCGGCTGCTGGAAGGGGAATCAACGTTTATGGTGGAGATGGTGGAGACCGCTCGAATTCTTCATCACGCGACGTCCCGGAGCCTGGTCATTCTGGACGAGGTGGGACGCGGCACGTCAACGTATGACGGGATGGCGATTGCCTGGGCCTGTATCGAATATCTCAACAGCCGTTTCAAGGCGCCCTCTGCGGAAACGTCAGGTCTCGGTCCGAAGGTGCTCTTTGCCACACATTATCTCGAACTGACGCAGCTGGCCCAGCAACTGCCGGGCATCCATAACTGGCATGTGACCGTCCGCGAGTGGGGAGACCAGGTGGTCTTTCTTCATAAGGTGGAACCCGGTCCGGCGGACCGGGCGTATGGCATTCATGTGGCACGGCTGGCCGGAGTGCCGAGACCTGTTCTGGACAGAGCCGCGGCGCTGCTTCGCCAGTTTGAACGTAGAACACCCGGTCCTTCGGACTCCGCGCGGCAGGGATCTCTGTTCCCGGAGGCAGAAGAACCAACCGACATCGCCAAACCGAGCGCCAATCCTTCGGAAAATGATAGGCTAATTGAGGTTTGGATCCAGGAATTGGTCCAACTCGATTTGACTCAGACGACTCCCCTGCAAGCGCTCCTCAAGCTTCAGGAATGGAAAGATCGAATCACTCAATTTAAAAAAGAGAGGGACTCTCTATGA
- a CDS encoding P-II family nitrogen regulator translates to MKYIVAVIQPDRVDEVLRLLEEKEIHLVTVSQVLGRGRQKGIAEVYRSHKEAGALLKKIKLEIAVNDDFVQTTLEAIVTGARTGNIGDGKIFVFDLKDCLRIRTGETGGAAIG, encoded by the coding sequence ATGAAATACATTGTTGCGGTTATTCAGCCGGACCGGGTGGATGAAGTCTTGCGGTTGCTCGAAGAGAAAGAAATTCATCTGGTGACGGTTTCGCAGGTGTTGGGACGCGGAAGGCAAAAGGGGATTGCGGAAGTTTACCGGAGTCACAAAGAAGCCGGTGCGTTGTTGAAGAAGATCAAATTGGAGATTGCGGTTAACGATGATTTCGTCCAAACGACTTTGGAGGCTATTGTGACCGGAGCTCGTACCGGCAACATCGGGGACGGGAAGATCTTCGTGTTTGACCTGAAAGATTGTTTGCGTATCCGAACCGGAGAGACCGGCGGGGCGGCTATAGGCTAA
- a CDS encoding recombinase family protein — translation MKSPALGASSAGDADKRLCCGYIRVSSNESAENGHSLAVQKDAIISYAKKNALTLTKIYQDPGISGSEIDNRPGLMSMLEDARAHLFSRVVFHKYDRLSRDTLYALWLAKEFRKYDVDLYSIAEPGRWDNPSEKIYLTIISAFAEFERKRISERLYSGRRKKMELGLFPGGGIPFGYTTKNGELVVSENQANIVKRIFRLRMGRNSFQKIADTLNSENVQTQKHRKWFGSTVRAICKNKTYSGFVKCGEIRKGNHQPIR, via the coding sequence ATGAAAAGCCCCGCGCTTGGAGCTTCGAGCGCGGGAGATGCGGACAAACGGCTCTGTTGTGGCTACATTAGAGTATCAAGCAACGAGTCTGCTGAAAACGGCCACTCTCTTGCCGTTCAAAAAGATGCAATCATTTCTTACGCCAAGAAAAACGCCTTAACGCTTACCAAAATTTACCAAGACCCCGGCATTAGCGGATCAGAGATTGATAACCGCCCCGGACTCATGTCCATGTTGGAAGATGCCAGAGCGCATTTATTCTCCCGCGTCGTATTTCATAAATACGACCGCCTCAGCAGGGACACCCTATACGCGCTATGGCTTGCCAAGGAATTCCGCAAATACGACGTTGACCTTTATTCCATTGCCGAACCAGGGCGCTGGGACAACCCGTCAGAGAAAATCTATTTGACGATTATTAGCGCGTTTGCCGAATTTGAACGCAAACGAATCTCAGAACGACTTTACTCTGGCCGCAGAAAGAAAATGGAACTTGGCCTATTTCCCGGCGGTGGGATTCCTTTTGGATACACGACCAAGAATGGGGAGCTTGTTGTCTCTGAAAATCAGGCCAACATTGTGAAGCGCATATTCAGATTGCGCATGGGCAGAAACAGTTTCCAGAAAATCGCGGACACGCTGAACTCCGAAAACGTGCAAACGCAGAAACATAGAAAGTGGTTTGGCTCAACCGTGAGAGCGATTTGCAAGAATAAAACATACTCCGGGTTTGTGAAATGTGGAGAAATCCGAAAAGGCAATCATCAGCCAATCCGATGA
- a CDS encoding lytic transglycosylase domain-containing protein, translating into MSIFPRNDWRTPEPNSRRALWISFIIFVLLGFFVYSGTAWVWFRPVVHKPLINRYAAEYKFDPLWVMAIIKVESRFEPWAQSQRGAVGLMQLLPSTALELAPEIGAIHLKEDDLKTPEINIHLGVYYLFKLQRLFPDDDIAVLSAWNAGPGITQQWRKGKPALELEDIEYAETRRFVKQVDRTYGWLKMVQGWKHIFGFAHGHDR; encoded by the coding sequence ATGTCCATCTTCCCCAGGAATGACTGGCGCACGCCAGAACCAAACTCTCGCCGCGCGCTGTGGATTTCGTTCATCATTTTTGTGCTGCTCGGTTTTTTCGTTTATTCGGGGACCGCCTGGGTCTGGTTTCGTCCGGTTGTCCATAAACCTCTGATCAACCGCTACGCCGCGGAATACAAATTCGACCCGCTCTGGGTCATGGCCATCATCAAAGTCGAGTCCCGTTTCGAACCGTGGGCCCAATCGCAACGGGGCGCTGTCGGGTTGATGCAGCTTCTGCCGTCCACCGCCCTCGAATTGGCACCGGAAATCGGAGCCATCCATCTGAAAGAGGATGACTTAAAAACTCCGGAGATTAATATTCACCTGGGAGTCTATTATCTCTTCAAGCTTCAACGCCTTTTTCCAGATGATGATATCGCTGTTTTGTCCGCCTGGAACGCCGGCCCCGGCATTACGCAGCAATGGCGGAAAGGCAAACCCGCGCTGGAACTGGAGGATATTGAATACGCCGAGACCCGGCGTTTTGTGAAGCAGGTGGACCGGACCTACGGATGGCTCAAAATGGTGCAAGGGTGGAAGCATATTTTTGGATTTGCGCATGGACACGACCGTTAG
- a CDS encoding ammonium transporter has protein sequence MRRHLDRLRGWLFLPFVFFSLTIPCFADVAPRVDTGDTAWIMISSALVFFMMPGLAFFYGGLVRKKNVLSILMQCFVTICLISLQWFLFGYSLTFGPDVNGVIGNFAWAGLRGVGLEPFPAYAPTIPHQAFMLYQAMFAVITPALILGAFAERMKFSAFCVFMVLWSTFVYNPVTHWIWGLGGFLRQAGTLDFAGGLVVHVNAGIAALAAALYMGRRQGFPLRISPPHNLPLAVLGAGMLWFGWFGFNAGSALCSGQLAVSAFVATHAAGSAAGLTWGILDWIFNKRPTVLGMITGAVGGLAAVTPASGFVNLWGALAIGVGVSMICYWVVVFVKAKFAYDDSLDVFGVHGMGGIWGSIAVGLFGTQAVNPAGANGLFYGGHTAQLVVQLKATAMTTVYSLLATFLLLWVVDHLIGLRVSESDERIGLDLTQHREVGYTLLD, from the coding sequence ATGCGCCGCCACCTGGACCGCTTACGCGGTTGGCTGTTCCTGCCGTTTGTTTTCTTCTCTTTAACCATTCCTTGTTTTGCAGATGTCGCGCCACGGGTCGATACAGGAGACACCGCCTGGATCATGATCAGTTCGGCGCTGGTGTTCTTCATGATGCCCGGATTAGCTTTCTTCTATGGCGGGCTGGTTCGAAAAAAGAATGTTCTGTCGATCCTGATGCAGTGTTTTGTCACCATCTGTTTAATCTCCCTTCAGTGGTTCCTATTCGGCTACAGCCTGACGTTCGGTCCGGATGTTAATGGGGTGATCGGCAATTTCGCCTGGGCGGGCTTGCGCGGCGTCGGTCTGGAGCCGTTCCCGGCGTATGCCCCAACGATCCCGCATCAGGCCTTCATGCTTTATCAGGCCATGTTTGCGGTGATCACGCCTGCGTTAATCCTGGGTGCTTTTGCGGAGCGGATGAAATTCAGCGCGTTCTGCGTCTTCATGGTTCTTTGGTCCACTTTCGTCTATAACCCCGTGACGCATTGGATCTGGGGTCTCGGCGGGTTTCTACGTCAGGCGGGAACGCTTGATTTCGCGGGAGGGCTGGTGGTCCATGTCAACGCCGGGATTGCGGCGCTGGCCGCGGCGCTCTATATGGGCCGGCGGCAGGGTTTTCCGCTCCGCATTTCTCCGCCGCATAATCTTCCGCTGGCGGTGCTTGGCGCTGGGATGCTCTGGTTCGGCTGGTTCGGATTCAACGCGGGAAGCGCGCTGTGTTCCGGCCAACTGGCGGTGAGCGCTTTTGTCGCCACGCACGCGGCCGGATCGGCCGCAGGACTGACCTGGGGAATTCTCGATTGGATATTCAATAAGCGCCCGACGGTGCTCGGCATGATTACCGGAGCGGTCGGAGGCCTGGCGGCGGTGACGCCCGCCTCCGGTTTCGTCAACCTCTGGGGGGCGTTGGCCATCGGCGTGGGCGTTTCCATGATCTGCTACTGGGTGGTCGTATTCGTCAAAGCTAAGTTCGCCTATGACGACTCCCTGGACGTCTTCGGAGTCCATGGGATGGGCGGGATCTGGGGATCCATCGCCGTCGGGCTTTTCGGAACGCAGGCGGTCAATCCGGCGGGGGCCAACGGTTTGTTTTACGGCGGCCATACCGCGCAGCTGGTCGTCCAGCTGAAGGCCACCGCGATGACCACGGTCTACTCTCTGCTCGCCACCTTTTTGTTGTTGTGGGTGGTCGATCACCTGATCGGACTGCGTGTTTCGGAGAGCGACGAACGGATCGGTCTGGATCTGACCCAGCATCGGGAAGTCGGCTATACCCTGCTCGATTAA
- the miaB gene encoding tRNA (N6-isopentenyl adenosine(37)-C2)-methylthiotransferase MiaB gives MFSAQDQNQNNTEVIKKPLRYTIITYGCQMNVADSEEMAQPLKDRGFVATVDPAEADIILMNTCTVRDQAEHRAKSNLGRLKDWKEAKPDRILIVAGCAASRWGKYIQEKYPFIDLVWPATQIEKFPEMIADVLKERWNWERETKGTFGDVGADRCPPGNTGNLFGDTRTAFITVMRGCNLTCSYCIVPQVRGRGVSRPKAQILEDVQRKVAEGYRDAMLLGQTVNQWGEPGHDFADLLRAAAAIEGVEVLRFMSPHPRFMSDRLIEAMAACRTVARHIHLPVQTGSDRLLSSMRRLYTRPEYLDVVSKLRKAMPDILITTDFIVGYPGETETDFRETLSLLENVRFNGVFAFKYSPRPGTSAACCVDDVPQAVKEERLQTVFARNRELKGETSRT, from the coding sequence ATGTTCTCAGCCCAAGATCAAAATCAAAATAATACGGAAGTCATCAAAAAACCGCTTAGATACACAATTATCACCTATGGCTGCCAGATGAATGTGGCGGATTCGGAGGAGATGGCCCAACCGCTGAAAGACCGCGGGTTTGTGGCCACCGTCGATCCCGCGGAGGCCGATATCATTTTGATGAATACCTGCACCGTCCGGGATCAGGCGGAGCACCGGGCGAAGTCGAATCTGGGACGCCTCAAAGACTGGAAGGAAGCGAAACCGGACCGGATCCTGATTGTCGCCGGCTGCGCGGCCAGCCGGTGGGGAAAATACATTCAAGAAAAGTACCCCTTTATTGATCTGGTCTGGCCCGCCACCCAGATTGAGAAATTTCCGGAGATGATCGCGGATGTTTTGAAGGAACGGTGGAATTGGGAACGGGAAACAAAGGGAACATTTGGAGATGTAGGGGCGGACCGCTGTCCGCCCGGAAATACAGGAAATTTGTTCGGCGACACCCGCACCGCCTTCATCACCGTCATGCGGGGGTGCAACCTCACCTGCTCCTACTGCATCGTGCCCCAGGTGCGAGGGCGGGGGGTCAGCCGGCCGAAGGCGCAGATCCTGGAAGATGTTCAGCGGAAAGTCGCCGAGGGGTACCGGGACGCGATGCTGTTGGGGCAGACCGTTAATCAATGGGGTGAACCGGGACACGATTTCGCTGATCTGCTGCGCGCGGCGGCCGCCATCGAAGGCGTTGAGGTTCTCCGGTTTATGAGCCCGCATCCCCGGTTTATGTCCGATCGCCTCATCGAGGCCATGGCGGCGTGCCGGACGGTGGCGCGGCATATCCATTTACCGGTGCAAACGGGATCAGATCGTCTGCTATCATCTATGAGACGGCTTTACACGCGGCCAGAGTATTTGGACGTTGTCTCGAAGTTGCGCAAGGCCATGCCGGACATCCTGATCACAACGGATTTCATCGTCGGCTACCCCGGCGAAACGGAAACCGATTTTCGCGAAACCCTTTCGCTCCTGGAAAACGTCCGTTTCAATGGTGTTTTTGCGTTCAAGTATTCGCCTCGGCCCGGCACCTCGGCCGCCTGCTGCGTTGACGATGTGCCGCAGGCCGTCAAAGAAGAGCGGCTTCAAACGGTTTTCGCGCGCAATCGAGAGTTGAAAGGAGAAACGTCCCGCACATGA